CGTCCCCGCCCCCGTAGTGCTCCTGGCGGTACTGCGGCGAGGAAAAAATCTGGCTGGCATTGACCGGCGGCGGCTGCATCGATAGTGGGGATGCCTGCATCGGCTGCTGGGTCAGCTGCGCAGGCTGTTGGGTCAGCTGCGGCTGTTGGGTCAGCTGAGGCTGTTGGGTCAGCTGAGGCTGTTGAGTCAGCTGGGGCTGTTGGAGGGCTGCCCCCGGCACCGCCATCCCTGGAAGCATGGACGAATGCCTGGCGAGCGGCCCCTCCGGCTCCACGGAATTGGTAAACAGCGTGCCGTTCTGCTGGACAGACGGAGTGACTGCTCCCGGAGCCATCTGCTGTATCGCCCCTGGTGCCATCCCAGCGGTGGGTTGATACCCTTTCAGCAGCTGGGCATTGACACTCTCCGGCATCGCTACCAGCGGGTAGTAGCCCTTGCGCTTCATGTAATTCCACGTCTCATAGGCTTGATTTGCACAATTGACCGCGCTTTGCAGGAGCATGCTGCGTATCTGGGGATGAGCCGCTTCCAGTGCTGCCGCCATTTTAAATACCGCTCCCGACTTATGCAGCCCCAGCATAGCGGAGGAGACGTCGCGATCATCCATCTGGTTCGGATGG
This sequence is a window from Brevibacillus composti. Protein-coding genes within it:
- a CDS encoding spore coat protein, whose translation is MQPHVYGAHEVMELHEILNGAVDAINTAQLYAPYARDPELVQLLRHQLQFMETEYNSMVQTIRGLGAGEGLPYRPISSPGANASAMPPAPQAAHPTPSAQQPNTHPNQMDDRDVSSAMLGLHKSGAVFKMAAALEAAHPQIRSMLLQSAVNCANQAYETWNYMKRKGYYPLVAMPESVNAQLLKGYQPTAGMAPGAIQQMAPGAVTPSVQQNGTLFTNSVEPEGPLARHSSMLPGMAVPGAALQQPQLTQQPQLTQQPQLTQQPQLTQQPAQLTQQPMQASPLSMQPPPVNASQIFSSPQYRQEHYGGGDELGMAAEPEATMASETYGSASVPPASDSKQKGGRKKSAADPASG